Proteins from one Malaya genurostris strain Urasoe2022 chromosome 2, Malgen_1.1, whole genome shotgun sequence genomic window:
- the LOC131432951 gene encoding synaptic vesicle glycoprotein 2B-like produces MSDDSEEACLVRPRSPSATGVPAGTMQYTHGISSSQLQAHNNASNHHSTHSQGSNSTARGSHSESGELIDYNDDTILSQFHADAIKQAGFGKFQLIASIITGLGLSGHAIQIYAVFYIIPSAEVEYCILDNEKNWLGSITLLGMALGALLWGGLAGRAGRRKSLLSCLVVCGVFSVIAAFMPTYGPFMMARFCAAAGIGGALPTASVYLCELTPANFRARILGLLGAFGVTGGLLAGAIATITVPATGQKVILENKEHFSAWHRYLLLSTLPTFASILGLFWLPESPRYLLENSREVEALTIYQKIYQNNRTRGGYSLTELELPGTRTHRSLPTSVLQEMATSVALFFGSFFQLFNMLYLKRTILLFTAWVATILVYHGLTIYIAEYSKSIESENYYRNTINKDNMVYENTDFNKSIENIVYSNCRFVNCTFRRMFISHVAFNNCSFQSTEFTNVKTSRTQFKFSILEDVGLIDTDLTERHFVDCVMNNITTLRLLSTCDRDFEFNIYLDSLWKSHFGALLPGIVFMLMVGEGSHRFGRSRAATLCFGFSICLTITVALLYHDLQVIWTAGSAQALMLAGIAALTLLAIESYATSLRCTAVGFFVCGGHIGALIGAPMYAAFPVTSSKVAAITSTMFLSVPISSAIILKDPCLLL; encoded by the exons ATGTCAGACGATTCGGAAGAAGCTTGTCTGGTTAGACCTAGATCTCCATCAGCAACAGGTGTACCAGCAGGAACAATGCAATACACACATGGAATATCCAGTTCTCAGCTGCAAGCTCATAACAACGCTAGTAACCACCACTCAACTCACAGCCAGGGATCGAATTCGACGGCACGCGGGTCCCACTCGGAATCTGGTGAATTGATAGACTACAATGACGATACTATTCTAAGCCAATTCCACGCTGATGCTATAAAACAGGCTGGCTTTGGAAAATTTCAACTTATTGCTTCCATCATCACTGGGCTTGGTTTATCTGGACATGCCATCCAAATATATGCAGTATTCTATATAATACCATCAGCGGAGGTGGAGTATTGCATTCTTGACAATGAGAAAAATTGGCTCG GCTCTATCACTTTGTTGGGCATGGCTTTAGGAGCACTTTTGTGGGGAGGGTTAGCTGGACGTGCTGGACGAAGAAAATCACTATTGAGTTGTCTAGTAGTATGTGGCGTTTTCTCCGTTATTGCTGCTTTCATGCCTACTTACGGTCCGTTCATGATGGCTCGGTTTTGTGCAGCCGCCGGTATTGGTGGAGCTTTACCAACTGCATCGGTTTACCTGTGCGAGTTAACCCCTGCCAATTTCAGAGCACGTATATTAGGTTTGCTAGGAGCGTTCGGCGTCACTGGCGGTTTATTAGCAGGGGCCATTGCAACGATAACTGTTCCAGCAACCGGACAAAAAGTTATTCTGGAAAATAAGGAACACTTCAGCGCTTGGCATCGGTACTTGTTACTCAGTACGTTGCCGACATTTGCTTCTATTCTAGGACTTTTTTGGTTACCAGAATCACCTCGTTATTTGCTAGAAAATTCCAGAGAGGTTGAAGCATTAACAATTTACCAG aaaatttaccagaaCAATCGAACTCGTGGCGGATACTCATTGACAGAATTAGAACTACCTGGAACACGAACTCATCGCAGTTTGCCAACATCAGTATTGCAGGAAATGGCAACAAGCGTAGCTCTGTTTTTTGGAAGCTTCTTTCAGTTATTCAACATGTTATATTTAAAACGAACGATACTTCTCTTTACCGCATGGGTAGCAACAATTTTAGTTTATCATGGACTGACCATTTATATTGCCGAATATTCCAAAAGCATAGAATCGGAAAACTATTACAGGAATACG ATTAACAAAGATAACATGGTCTATGAAAATACCGACTTCAATAAATCCATCGAAAACATTGTCTATTCAAATTGTCGTTTCGTCAATTGTACCTTCCGCAGAATGTTTATCAGCCATGTAGCCTTCAATAACTGCAGTTTTCAGAGCACTGAGTTTACCAACGTCAAGACTAGTCGTACACAATTCAAATTCAGCATACTTGAAGATGTAGG ATTGATAGACACGGATTTAACTGAACGCCACTTCGTTGATTGTGTGATGAACAACATAACAACACTCCGTTTGTTATCAACGTGTGACAGGGATTTCGAGTTTAACATTTATCTCGACTCCTTGTGGAAATCTCATTTTGGTGCGTTGTTACCCGGCATCGTGTTCATGTTAATGGTTGGCGAAGGATCACACCGATTTGGTCGAAGTAGAGCAGCAA caCTGTGTTTTGGTTTCTCCATTTGCTTGACAATCACTGTTGCACTTCTCTACCACGATTTACAAGTGATATGGACAGCTGGGTCAGCACAAGCTTTGATGTTAGCTGGTATTGCGGCGCTGACATTGTTGGCTATTGAAAGTTATGCCACATCATTGAG ATGCACAGCCGTGGGGTTCTTTGTGTGTGGTGGCCATATCGGGGCTTTGATAGGTGCTCCAATGTATGCTGCATTTCCGGTGACCTCTTCAAAAGTAGCAGCTATTACATCGACAATGTTTCTTAGCGTTCCTATATCGTCAGCAATCATTCTGAAGGACCCTTGCCTTTTACTATAA